The Alteribacter keqinensis genomic sequence GTTTGCCTCCGGATTGGAACAATGTTTTAGATAACTTTATAGATCTTGCATCAAAGTCAATGTCATCCCAAGTGAGCGCCAGCACTTCACCCTTCCTAGCGCCTGTATAGATGAGAAGTTGAAAGCATACGTGATCCCGTAGTGATAACTCCTCCTTAGTTATAGAAAGGAATTTCTTTAGCTCATCTTTCTTCCAGTAATTTCGATCTTCTGAATTCCCTGGTTCGTTTAAAAACTCTTTTTTCTGTTTCGGGACGGTCACGTGCTCCAATGGGTTCTTTAGTATAATGTCCATTTTTGTTGCGTATTTAAATACCTGATTAGCTTGAATTTTTATGTCATTAACTGAGGCGATTGATTCAGCTATTTCATTAATCATCTTCTGGCAGTAAGAGCGAGTGATCTCTTTAATTTTCAGCCTTCCGAATCGGGGGAGTATATGGATCTTGAACATCGATTCGATTCTTTTCTTTGTACTGAGCTTGATCGTTTTCGAATGATTGTCGTACCATTGGTCGAAAACATCCTGGAAAGTAAGATTTTCATCTTGAATTGATAGCCCATTTTTTATTTCCTGCTCAAATTGATTTGCAGCTTTTATAGCTTCTTTTTTCGTTTTAAAGCCCCTGCGTGTTGTCTGCTTTGGTTGACCTGTTGCGGGATCAATGACTGCCCGTGTCTTAAATAACCACATTTGTCCTTTCTTAGTAGAGTATTTTTGATATGAAGCCATAGTTACCACCCTTTTTCGTTTTAATTTTGTTAG encodes the following:
- a CDS encoding tyrosine-type recombinase/integrase, which produces MASYQKYSTKKGQMWLFKTRAVIDPATGQPKQTTRRGFKTKKEAIKAANQFEQEIKNGLSIQDENLTFQDVFDQWYDNHSKTIKLSTKKRIESMFKIHILPRFGRLKIKEITRSYCQKMINEIAESIASVNDIKIQANQVFKYATKMDIILKNPLEHVTVPKQKKEFLNEPGNSEDRNYWKKDELKKFLSITKEELSLRDHVCFQLLIYTGARKGEVLALTWDDIDFDARSIKLSKTLFQSGGKHIFQTSKTKESRRLISLDPQTLELLKKLRIEQKKDNLAFMTVNTENIVFTRDDNLPLRSAYLNEKLNILIKKHNLHRITIHGLRHTHASLLFEAGASIKEVQERLGHTNIQMTMNIYTHVTDYLKEKTAEKFQQYIEL